GCGATGCAGGCTTCCCCGTAAGAGTCCGGTGATCAGGCTAAGCGCGCACACACGACGGCGTAGCTATCAACGGCGAAGAGCCTCGAATTTCCTCAACTCGCGATATGCGCCGCGACGTTAACTCACTTGGAAAATGTATTCGCGCAAACGTAGCATCGACGAAGAAAGTCACCGAAAGGTTTTTCAACGTCGAATGAACACTCCGACCTAATTCACGCAGAGACTGCGCTAGAAGCGGTTTTTAACCACCGTAACCATCCGGGTATATGCAAGCGCCCTCCTATAACGAACGATATATAGGGCGATCGGAAATTCGCATCTAACATTTATAAAAGGTTAAGCAAGATGGATTGATCGAAATCCATGACATTGCGCAAAATGAGGAGGATCACGACCGAAGTAACTCGATATTTTTGAAGACTACAAACCGAAGAGAACGACCAAACGAACAACAAGGATTGGCTCGTCCTTCGAGAAACCAAATTGAGTTCAACCGCCCGTTGCTGTTGTGTCATTGCGTAGTAGGCTGGAGGGTAAAATGCGGAGGCGGCAATCTTGCGAGACCGTTCTTATTGGAAAGAACGTTTTGATTAGAGAAGGCATTGCTAGAATACTCCACGCGGCAAATTTTCGCATCCCGGTATCGGCGTCGAGCCCCGAGGAATTGCCGAGCTCACTTCAAGCAGAGCAACTGATGTTTCTCATCGTCCACACCGGCGATGATTTCGATCTCGCGATAGAGCAAATCGGATATGTGAAGGATCGATATCCGGACGCGCGCATCGCGATCGTCTCGGACAACTATCGGCCAGTCGAACTCGCTGCTGCATTTCGTGCAGGCGCCAACGGCTACTTCGTCAACGTCAATTCCTGCGACTCATTCATCAAGTCGGTCGAGCTCGTGACGATGGGCGAAACCGTGTTCCCGCCCGCCTTCCTGTCGTTCGCTCTTGACGGCAATCGCGAACGCGAGCGCGAAGCGACGCAGTCCGGCGAAAATGAACACGCGATCCTCGTCGCTGCAGAGGACGCAATCTCGCCACAGCTGTCTCCGCGCGAAAAGGCAATTCTATCCTGCCTTATCGAGGGTGATTCCAACAAATGCATTGCCCGAAAGATCGATATCGCCGAGGCCACCGTGAAGGTCCACGTCAAGGCGATCCTACGCAAGATCCGGGTTCAGAACCGGACCCAAGCGGCGATTTGGGGAATGAACCATGGGTCGCAGGTACGAGCGACAGGTGGTCGCACGCTCACAGCCGTCGATCCGGGCAGAGGAATCGCGAAGCCTCTCGAGGTGGTCTCCGAGATGGAGCAGATCAACGACCCGGCTCCATTGGTCCCGCAGTCTAACCGCGTCGCGGTACCCCCTATCGACGGTCTACTCCGCAAGGGCGGCATGGATCGAGGGACTCGCGCGGCGGTACGGCCGTACAAATAAGGGCAAGGACCCGGCCACTTGGAAACAACTGCCGTCGCGGCGAACGAGTTCGTCGCGGCGTGGCGCACCGACACTTTCTCCGACTTCCCTGACTTCCAGGCGCCTGGCAGGACGTCCGTCGCTGCTCTTGCGTGAATAGCACGCTTGATCGCGTGGGACTGGCGGACGTTTTCGAGCTCGCGGACGCGTGCAACCGACTTGCCGACGCGACGAGTCTGGAAATGGGCGATCGGCAGCACCATCATGCGACGAAACAGCGGACGCCGAGCTCGGCTGCCGGTGCGGTATGCAAGCCACAGCCGCTCTTACCCGCTTCTGCTTTCGGCTTGTGCAATCGCCATCGCGGTTCTTGGCGATCCGTTGTGTTTCGGATTCGATGATGTCGCGGTCGATGCGGAAGCCGTCAAAGACGCGCGATCCGCTGGCGGGACGAACGCACGCCAGCGTCGATCGATTAGTGCATCGGTGCGCGGGCACCCCGCCGCCGCTTGGGTCGGTGCCGCGGATCGTCAAATTTGAGCTCGGCGACCAGTCGCCAGAGCTGAACCTCGTGACCGTCCGCTAAGCGCCCGGCACGCTCGGTTGCGGACGCATCGTCCGGGCAGTGAAGGTTGACCACACCCCCCAACTGGCCGTGTTCGTCCAGAACGAATGCACGATAGTGTGGCATCGCAAATCCCCACGCGAATGCATCTTACCTGCAGCCGCGCTCTGCGGCTTGGAGATTTTGAGACATTACGAGCTACCTCTGATGGGCGGTATGCTTGCCGCAGTGGCTCGCCCCGAACCCGCTCATGCGGTCAGACCCTTCGGCGCCCGTTCGAATACCTCAGGCGCACTCACTCAGGCGTGACGACGAAAATGCCTCGACCGCTGCCGGACTTTCGGAAGCTGGCTACCAAGGTAGCCGCCGGGGTTCTGCAGTTGCCAACGCCAATGGTCCGCACACATCTGCTGCAATGATCGGGTCGATTTCCAGCCCAATGCTTCCATCGCGAATGTCGGATCGGCGTAGCAGACGGCGACATCACCGGCCCGGCGCTCTCCGATCTCATAGGGGACTGTTCTCCCACTCACCGCCTCGAATGTGCGAACGACCTCCAGAACGCTGCTGCCGTTGCCCGTGCCAAGGTTGACTGTGAGCACACCGGGCTGACTGAGGTGGCGCAAGGCACTCAAATGCCCAGATGCGAGATCGACCACGTGAATGAAGTCGCGGACTCCGGTGCC
This genomic interval from Bradyrhizobium sp. CB82 contains the following:
- a CDS encoding response regulator transcription factor, whose protein sequence is MFLIVHTGDDFDLAIEQIGYVKDRYPDARIAIVSDNYRPVELAAAFRAGANGYFVNVNSCDSFIKSVELVTMGETVFPPAFLSFALDGNREREREATQSGENEHAILVAAEDAISPQLSPREKAILSCLIEGDSNKCIARKIDIAEATVKVHVKAILRKIRVQNRTQAAIWGMNHGSQVRATGGRTLTAVDPGRGIAKPLEVVSEMEQINDPAPLVPQSNRVAVPPIDGLLRKGGMDRGTRAAVRPYK